Below is a genomic region from Flammeovirgaceae bacterium SG7u.111.
GAATTACAGCCAAAAAGCTCCAGCAACTGTATTGTTTTCCTACAAAATAGTTTTATATAGGAATACTGTTCCAAGCTATTTTCTTTAGCCAAAGCATGGTTCAACAAGCTCCCAAGCAGAAAGTCAAAGTCCCAAAATATATTTTCTGGAAAATTGACTATTTGAGCCTCTAAAACACCGTGAAATTCTTTTGCTATAAAACAAATAAGCTTCTCATCCTCGCTAATTTCCAGCAACACACTTCCCAATTGGTGAAAAGAAGTAATAAACTCTTTCTGAGGATCGAGTGATAAAAGTGGTTGGGAATTGTTAGTTTTCAAAAAATTGTCCAACTCTCGAAACATCTTTAATTCCGCCATATAAATAAACAGTAGTTAATCAATCACTTCAATTAATTTCGCTTTTTCAAGGCTGTATATTAAAGAGAAAAAATCTTGATCATTCAGTTTGAGCATTCCTCTCACTCTTACTTTTTTATCTACAATACTAATCTTCTTTTTAATATCTACTTGCATTACCGTCTCTGGCCCAGCTCCGCCACAAAAGAAACAACTAGCATAAGGCAAAGAGGACAGCACCACCAAATCACCTTCAACTTCAACGGGCAGTATGTAACCCTCTAGCTCAACCTCTTCTCCATCTAATGCTTTAATCTCATCACCAAAAATAGGCTTTTGTACTTCCATACCCATTGCAGGGTCATTTATCGATTCCCACCTCAATTTGGATAAAGTTTCCCACACATTGCTGTCTTGAACAACAGCTCCAGAAGTAATAAAGCAAAGTATTATCAACAATAATTTCATATACATATTTCTTTTTAGAACTTCAACTATAACAAATCCATCTCAACAACATCCAACAAAGCCATTAATAATGGAATAAATCTTTCCACGACCATGGCACTTCATGTAACTTTCCACTTCATATCACATTTTAGTTATCCCAACTTTACCATAATTTGGCTTTGGAATTGATGTTAGTAAAGTAATGACTGCATCATCCAACATTAGGTTAGCTTTTTCCTACACCTAATTTCTCCTGAATTTTTACAATTCCTACTTACTAGCAGTTATCAAGATTCCAGTTGAACTAACCTGATTTTTGGCAAAGGTCCATAGCATTTACTATTGTAATATTGAAAAATATCACATATAACAGTAGTTGGCTAACAAATAAACCGAAAAATAATAATAAAATGAACAAGCTACTTATAATATCCTTATTGACTTCCATAACTATATCATCGTATGGTCAAATTACCAGCAGCACTGGCAAGGCTGTAAAAACCCCAGTCCAAAAGAATTTTTTCCTCGGTTCTTTCAGCTTTATTCAGGTTGAAGAACAAAATGGAAAAAACATCGCTTCTTCTAAAGATGCTTATAAAAGAATGTCAGGTGAAGGGTTTAGAAACTACTATACATCTTATGCTATCTCTTCAACCAAGCCCCATAAATCGAACTTAAAAATGGCCATCTACCCAAATTATAAAAAAGGTAGCTTGGTAATACAAGGAAAGAAAAACAAACAGTTCATTGCTATTTCTGTAAAGGACAGCTTTGGAAAAATTGTTAATAACAAGTCTTTTTCTCAGGAAATATTTTCATTCGAGCAAGATCTTAATGCTATTAAAACAGATATCTTTTTCATAGAAGTTTCAGGAAAAGATGGCAATGAAATAAACACATATGTGATAGAGCCAGCTGAATAACTCTCAAAAAAATACTCTTTACTGTCAAAACTGACCACCAAAAAAGTCCTCTCAATGGTGGACTTTTTTGGTGGTTCATTATGATTATTGATCCTTTCAGAATAAATTTGCGCCAATAGCAGATATTCCAGTAGATTTTATATGTTTTTATGGCAAAACATCCTCTACTATCAACTGGTTAACAAGTGTTTAAACAATAACAAACAAATAAAGATTAGCATATAATTGACTTTTACTAATATTAAATATAACTTTATCACAACTTCTTAAGCAGAGCATAAAAAACCAACAACTTCAAATTACACTCATTAATATCAAAATTGCTTTCAAACACTACATTCGTAAGACGAACATACTTAATAATATCCAGTTGGAGACTAGCGTTATGAGACTGTATTACTAAACGAAACACGAACATACGCTTAACAATTAATCCTACTATAATTTCTTATGAAGAAAGTGTTAACAAAATTATTTTTTAAATGGTAAGTTTTAAGTTAAATGTTTTAGCGTTAGCTACATTATTGATAGTCAGCGTTGGTTTTTCTTCTTATAGTTATCGAAGGGATAAAAAAGTTAATAAGCTTAGCACCTTTATCAAAAATACTTCTTGGCAGCTTAAAGGCTCTGAGTGGAATGAAAATAAGGCTAAGCTCGATTTGTCTTCTTATTCAATAGAGTTCAAGAACAAGAGTACATATAGAAGAAAAGATCTTTTTGCAAAGGTTCATGTTGGAAACTGGAAACTAAAAGAAATCGATAGAGAAAACTTCATTGTATTAGATGAAGGAACACCAGTAGAAGAGACGTATAAAGTAGTTGAATTTGATACCAAAGACAACTCTTTACGATTGGAAAGAATCAATTCCTCATCAGGATTCTCCAATGTCATCTACGAATTTGGGAGGTAAAAAGTAGAAAAAATATACAAAGACCGCAGTTGCGGTCTTTTTTTTACCCAAATCTTACATCGGTTCTAGTCTATTTTTAAGCAATAAGCATTGAAAGTCTTGGTTTAGCAAAATTCTTATTTTGTAAACACTCTCTTATTCTTGCCTACCCTATTCTTTCCTTCATCCAGATCTCTTCCAATAACTTCATAGTTTAGACACCCCTACTACAAGCTCTATCCCAAAACCAATCTGATTACCTCTTAATTGTAATTATTTCAACTCCATCCAAGCCAGAACGTTGTAGCCCAATAAAATATATCAAAGATTTTACTTTGTTATTCATACGTCACCCCTATACCGTTATCCCTAAACTTTATAACTAAGAAGGAAAGACGTCACAAATTACCTAAGGGGGCAAACGATTTATCTAAAAGGCTTAATCACATTTGAAATAAAATTGTTTTCTATGTTGAAAAATAGGGGTTTTGCAATTATAAATAATGAACTTATACAGTTTAACACCTTTTAAAGTATTATTGGCTAAATATTAAAATCAGCTCTTGGTCAATGAACCTTAAAAGGAGAAATCATTGTTTACTTTATAAGCAGTACCTCTGTGAAGCAACAATTATTAACTCTTTTTCCTAACTAAAAATAGGCTATGAGTAACTTCTAGTCTCAGAATTCATTTCCCTATACCCACTAAATAATAGTTTATACTCTAGCATTTGAATATATAATTATTGAGTTAAGTTTCAATTAACCATAAACAATCATGGAAAAAGTTATTGCTATCAACGAGTTTTACTCATTAGCTGTCGATTTAGAAAAACAACGGCTTTATGTAGAACTGAAAGGTCAATGGATGAACCTAAAGCTACTAAATAGTTTTATGTCAGATGCTAAAGAGAGTGCTATTCATTTTTTTGATACTTATAGCTGCATTACAGATCTAACCGGTCTGATGCCATTCAACGAACGGCAAGCCAAACCTATCGCAATTTCCATTGTAGGCTTTCTTACAAGTAATAGTATGAGGAATAGTGCTCAAATTCTTCCCGAAAGCCATGAAGCAAGTCAACAAGTAATTTCATTGGTACGTCAAACAGGAAAAGTACTTACTGTATTTGGAGATAAACTAACGGCCGAAATGTACCTTGACTCTCATGCTTCTTGAGTATAAATAAGGTTTTACCGAAATTTCTCACTAAATTCCTTATAAATACAAAGGTCTTGAACTTTATTATCAGAATAGTATATACTAAAAAAAGCCACAGCACAAAGTACTGCGGCTTTCTAATGATATATATGAATTTTACTGTCTAAGTATTTTCTTCGTCCAAGTCTTGTTCTTACTTGCGATCTTGAGTAAGTAAACCCCACTAGGAACTCTAGCTAAATCAAGCTTTATATTAATCCCAGATATTGTTATATCATTTATGTAGAGCTTTCCATGGTAGTCAAATATACTCACTGACACCTCCCCTAGCCCAGCTGGTATCTCAATATTCAAATCGCCCTGAGAAGGATTAGGATAGATAAAGAAATGATCGATACTGATATTATCTTCTAACTGCCCAGTGAATAATTGGTCACCAGCTGCTGTCCTTGCAGAAGCTCCATCTAAACTCCACACCTCAATACCACTGATAGCAGCCTGATCTCCAATTGTTTCTATGCTAATTTCTCCATCACTCACTTCTACTTGATACGGACCTAATTTCATCCATTCAGAAGAATTTAGACCAAAGCCACTTTCCACCACATTTCCGTTTATGCTGATATCATAGGATTTATTATTTTCCCACTCCATCATCCATAAATACACGTCATAGCTGCCATCAGGTACATTTGTCAAATCTACTCCTGTTCCACCTCCACTTTTAATCAAAGTTTTACCCAACATGGTGTTTTTATTAGCATCTGTAGGAGCATCTACCAAAGGAATCCACCCCATATTGAACGAGCCTCCTCGAACAGTCATGTTCCCAGTCCATCCAGGCTCCCAATCATTTCCATCGATGGTAATATTATTTCCAGCAAAATTAATTGCACGGTAGAAAACTGGATCAAGCCCTACCACAGGTGGAATATACTCCCAAACAGCCTCGTTGCTGTAACCTGATTCCCCGTCGGCGTTCCATGCTTTTATCCTATAAGAATAATCTTGGGTCGTATCGGGAAGCGCAAATGCGTAAAGTTCCAAGTCGGAAGAAATGCTGTCCAGCCAACTGAAAGAGCCTTCCCCCTCCGATTTTTGCTCGATAATGAAACCTGATTCGTTGTCAGAGTTATCTGACCAAGATAGCTCGAAATTGCCGCCGTTTACCGCAAGCACCAAGTTTGATGGAGCGGATGGCGGATTCGGTAACGGAGCTACATACTCCCAAACTGCCTCGTTGCTATAAGCCGATTCCCCGTCGGAGTTCCATGCTTTCACTCGGTAAGAATAATCTTGGGTCGTATCGGGTAGCGCAAATGTGTATAGCTCCAAGTCGGAAGAAATACTGTCCAACCAACTAAAAGAGCCCTTGCCCTCCACTTTTTGCCCTATCACGAAACCTGATTCGTTGTCAGAGTTATCTGACCAAGATAGCTCGAAATTGCCGCCGTTTACCGCGAGCACCAAGTTTGATGGAGCGGATGGCGGGTTCGGCAACGGTGCCACATACTCCCAAACTGCCTCGTTGCTGTAACCTGATTCCCCGTCGGCGTTCCATGCCTTTATCCTATAAGAATAATCTTGCGTAGTATCGGGAAGTGTGAATACATAAAGTTCCAAGTCGGAAGAAATGCTGTCCAGCCAACTGAAAGAGCCTTCTCCCTCCGCTTTTTGCTCTATCACGAAACCTGATTCGTTATCTGAATTGTCAGACCAAGATAGCTCGAAGTTCGAACCGTTTACCGCAAGCAACAAGTTTGTTGGAGCAGATGGTGGGTCAAGTGGAGGCGTTGCGTTCAATAGCGGAACTAAAGTTTCAAACCATTTTCGCCCCATTTTAATCTCGCCCCAAGGAGTTGGATGAACTCCATCGTAAGTATCTTGTGCTGCATCAAACCCTGTGGCTTGATCTACCAAAATAACTGGAGAGTTTGCCGTACTTTTTGTTGCTGGTATTCCCGCAACAGCATTGTTGAACGGCGTAAAATCCGTTCCCCAAGTATTTGGGATAATTTGAGCAAGCAGTATTACAACATTTGGATTATCCGCCCTCAATACATCAATTATTTGTTCCAATTCCAAAATAGTAGAAGCCACATCTTGCCCCTGCAAAATATCATTTGTACCTAAATGAATAAGTGCAATATCTGCATCATAGCCGTTGAGCCAAGTAGGCAAGTTTGCCAAAATCTCATCGGCTCTCCAGCCCCAGTGTCCTTCATGGTCTTTATCGAAATTCAGATTCGGATACGAAGTATTCCCCCCATTGTTGGAAGTTTCCGAACCAACAAAATCAACATTTGCACCAATCGAATCTAATAATTCCCAAAGCTCGTAGCGGTAGCTGTACCTTTCTGAAGCTCCTTGAGTAATAGAATTGCCTATGGTCACAATACTCGCCCCGTCGAAGGTAGGAATAGAAATATGCTCCCACTCCGCTATATTTGAATATTCAGAAGTATCAGCTCCTTCATAAGCTCTTATTCGGAAATAATGTTTCTGAACCGTATCTGGAGTTGCGGTAGTATACTCAGTTAAGTCTTTCGAAATATTTGCCAAAAATGTAAAACCCAAGTCAATTTCGGCTTTATATTCCATCACAAACCCATCAATGTCAATATCGTTGTTTTGCCAAGACAGTTGAAGTATTCCAGCCGATTCTGACACCATCAGGCTACTAGGAGCTGCTGGAGGAGACGCTGGTTCTGGCAACGTGGAAACCTGTAATGTGGCACTCGCAATTGATATATTTCCAGCAATATCTTCTGCTTTTACCATAAAATCATACTCTGTATCAGCCGAAAGGCTGGTCACATCAAAACTGGTATCAGAAAGAATACTTCCGTTCAATTGGTTTCCATCTTCAAATACGTAATAGCCAGCTACACCAGAATCATCATCGGTAGAAGAAAGCCAAGTCAGTTTCAAACTTGTTTGTGTGATTTCCGAAGCTATCAAACCTGTTGGTACAGAAGGAGGTGTCGTATCTGATGAACCGGCAGCTGCGCCTTCCCACACTTCTACCCCGCTCAAAGCTGCTTGGTCGCCGACGGTTTCTATGCTAATTGTCCCATCCGTCACTTCTACTTCGTATGGACCAATTTTCGTCCATGCGGTAGAGGCTAAGCCAAAACCACTTTCAACAGTAACCCCATTGACCAAAATATCATAAGACTTATTATTTTCCCATTCCATAATCCAGAGATAAATCTGGTACGTTCCGTTTGGCACATCCAACAAATCTACTCCTGTTCCCCCACCATTTTTGATGAGCGTTTTACCCAACATTTCAACCTTATTTGCATCAGCGGGAGCATCTAAAAGAGGAATCCAGCCCATATTAAATGCATCACCTCTGGTAGTCATATTGCCAGCCCAATTAGGCTCCCAATCATTTCCTTCAATAGTAATGTTATTCCCACCAAGGTTGATGGCTCGGTAAAAAGTCATTTCACCAACTGGAGGCGTAGGCGGAATATAGTCCCAAGTGGCAGTATTGCTCAAGGCAGACTCTCCACCCTCATTCCATGCCTTTAGGCGGTAAGAATAATCTTTTGTAGTATCTGGAAGAGGAAAGGAATACACTTCCACATCGGCTGAAATACTATCTAACCAAGAAAAGTTGACTTCACCCTCTGCTTTTTGTTGCAAAACAAAACCTTCTTCATCAGAAGCATTGTCCACCCAAGTGAGTTCGAAATCCCCTCCATTTATTGATAATACCAAGTTTGTAGGAGCTGCAGGCGGGTCAGGAAGTACCTCTACATATTCCCAAGTAGCTACATTGCTAAACTCAGAAGCTCCATACATATTCCAAGCTTTTATACGATAACTATGATTGAGCAACGTATCGGGCATCGGGTAAGAATAAGCAGCTAGCTCCGCATCTATACTATCTAAGAAAGAATAGCTTCCATTACCTACTTTATGTTCAATCACAAACCCCTCTTCATCATCCGAAGTATCGTTCCAAGTGAGTTGGAATTCTGAACTTACCAAAGTCAATATTAAGTTGCTTGGGGCATCGGGAGCGCCAGGAGGTTCAGGCAGGGTAGAAACCTCTAATACTTCACTTTCATCAGAAGAATTTCCAGCTGCATCTTTCGCTATCACAGTAAACTCATACGCTGTTTCAGCTAATAAACCAGTCACCTCAAAACTCGTATCAGCAACTTGTTCGGTATTCAATTTTGTATTTCCTTGGAAAACATCATAACCCACCACACCAACTTCGTCTGTAGCTGGATACCAGTTCAAAGTCAAGCTAGTCTGAGAAATTCCATAAGCCATCAGGTTGGTAGGTACTGAAGGAGGCGTGGTATCTGGAGGACCTTGCGAACCTTCCCACACTTCAAAGCCACTCAATGCCGCTTGGTCACCCACGGTTTCTACACTAATTGTTCCATCCGTAACCTCTACTTCGTAAGGACCAATTTTTTCCCACTCAGTAGAAGCCAACCCAAAACTGCTTTCTACAGTAGCTCCATTGATCAAAATATCGTATGATTTGTTGTTTTCCCACTCCATTATCCAGAGATACACTTGATACGTTCCATTGGGAATATCCAACATATCCACACCAGTTCCTCCTCCACTTTTGATAAGTGTTTTACCCAACATCTCCACTTTGTCAGCATCAGAGGGAGCATCTACAAGGGGAATCCAGCCCATATTGAGAGAGTTTCCTCGGACAGTCAAATTTCCAGCCCAACTAGGTTCCCAATCATTTCCTTCAATAGTAATGTTATTCCCACCAAGGTTGATGGCTCGGTAAAAAGTAAATGCCCCTGCTGGCGGAGGCGGTGGAGTATACGTCCATTCGGCAATATTACTTGGAGCCGATATACCCGCTATATTTTTCGCTTTTACCCTGTACTGATGGTCGATTAAAGTATCTGGGATAGGAAAAGAATAAGTTGTAATATCAGCACTTGCCGTATCCAACTGACTGAACTCAGCATCTCCATCTGCTTTGTGCTCGATCACAAAATAATCTTCGTTGTTCGAATTATCTGTCCAGTCAAGTTCAAAGTTACCTCCTACTAAGCTAAGTGCCAAATTAGTCGGCTTAGCGGGTGTGGTAACAATTG
It encodes:
- a CDS encoding fibronectin type III domain-containing protein gives rise to the protein MRNSLLIRLCLGAILFFNLSASLQAQVRIMPLGNSITFDNNTYHNLNNTPLIERKGYRRPLDSLLTLNGYAFDFVGSQQAGDPNVFDIDNEGYPGMSIDFIKDRVYNLLTANPAQYIMLHIGTNDLGVGTPASRAQKVADLLDEVDRYETDNGVEITVLLAKIINVAPNNAADVTNFNAEVELMAQDRINNDGDKIVVVDMEVGAGLVYQVDDSAPYNDGDFHDNLHPNDNGYVKMAHVWYGMLQPLLDGSPIVTTPAKPTNLALSLVGGNFELDWTDNSNNEDYFVIEHKADGDAEFSQLDTASADITTYSFPIPDTLIDHQYRVKAKNIAGISAPSNIAEWTYTPPPPPAGAFTFYRAINLGGNNITIEGNDWEPSWAGNLTVRGNSLNMGWIPLVDAPSDADKVEMLGKTLIKSGGGTGVDMLDIPNGTYQVYLWIMEWENNKSYDILINGATVESSFGLASTEWEKIGPYEVEVTDGTISVETVGDQAALSGFEVWEGSQGPPDTTPPSVPTNLMAYGISQTSLTLNWYPATDEVGVVGYDVFQGNTKLNTEQVADTSFEVTGLLAETAYEFTVIAKDAAGNSSDESEVLEVSTLPEPPGAPDAPSNLILTLVSSEFQLTWNDTSDDEEGFVIEHKVGNGSYSFLDSIDAELAAYSYPMPDTLLNHSYRIKAWNMYGASEFSNVATWEYVEVLPDPPAAPTNLVLSINGGDFELTWVDNASDEEGFVLQQKAEGEVNFSWLDSISADVEVYSFPLPDTTKDYSYRLKAWNEGGESALSNTATWDYIPPTPPVGEMTFYRAINLGGNNITIEGNDWEPNWAGNMTTRGDAFNMGWIPLLDAPADANKVEMLGKTLIKNGGGTGVDLLDVPNGTYQIYLWIMEWENNKSYDILVNGVTVESGFGLASTAWTKIGPYEVEVTDGTISIETVGDQAALSGVEVWEGAAAGSSDTTPPSVPTGLIASEITQTSLKLTWLSSTDDDSGVAGYYVFEDGNQLNGSILSDTSFDVTSLSADTEYDFMVKAEDIAGNISIASATLQVSTLPEPASPPAAPSSLMVSESAGILQLSWQNNDIDIDGFVMEYKAEIDLGFTFLANISKDLTEYTTATPDTVQKHYFRIRAYEGADTSEYSNIAEWEHISIPTFDGASIVTIGNSITQGASERYSYRYELWELLDSIGANVDFVGSETSNNGGNTSYPNLNFDKDHEGHWGWRADEILANLPTWLNGYDADIALIHLGTNDILQGQDVASTILELEQIIDVLRADNPNVVILLAQIIPNTWGTDFTPFNNAVAGIPATKSTANSPVILVDQATGFDAAQDTYDGVHPTPWGEIKMGRKWFETLVPLLNATPPLDPPSAPTNLLLAVNGSNFELSWSDNSDNESGFVIEQKAEGEGSFSWLDSISSDLELYVFTLPDTTQDYSYRIKAWNADGESGYSNEAVWEYVAPLPNPPSAPSNLVLAVNGGNFELSWSDNSDNESGFVIGQKVEGKGSFSWLDSISSDLELYTFALPDTTQDYSYRVKAWNSDGESAYSNEAVWEYVAPLPNPPSAPSNLVLAVNGGNFELSWSDNSDNESGFIIEQKSEGEGSFSWLDSISSDLELYAFALPDTTQDYSYRIKAWNADGESGYSNEAVWEYIPPVVGLDPVFYRAINFAGNNITIDGNDWEPGWTGNMTVRGGSFNMGWIPLVDAPTDANKNTMLGKTLIKSGGGTGVDLTNVPDGSYDVYLWMMEWENNKSYDISINGNVVESGFGLNSSEWMKLGPYQVEVSDGEISIETIGDQAAISGIEVWSLDGASARTAAGDQLFTGQLEDNISIDHFFIYPNPSQGDLNIEIPAGLGEVSVSIFDYHGKLYINDITISGINIKLDLARVPSGVYLLKIASKNKTWTKKILRQ